The nucleotide window CGTTTCATTTTACATCTTACGTCTCCTACAAAGGGAAAGCTCTCATGTCGATTTCCAGCACGAAACGAGGCGCGTTCACCCTCGTCGAGCTATTGGTCGTGATCGCGATCATTGGTGTCTTGATTTCTTTGCTCTTGCCGGCAGTGCAACAAGCTCGCGAAGCCGCGCGGCGAATGCAATGCAGCAACAACTTGAAGCAACACGGCTTGGCCGTACATAACTTTGCTTCGACCTATAAAGACCAACTGCCGATGCTCGGTGAAGCCCAAGAAGGGGGCCATTGGACGGCTTTCATCCTGCCGTACATGGAACAAGCCAACATGTACGAAGCGCTCACCTTCGGTTCGACCAACTGGGCCGCAGGGACCGCGATGAGCAATCCTTCGATCACCTCGGCCAACGCAGCCGAACGGCAAATTGCTGCTTGTCAAACCAAGCTCGAAGCGATGACCTGTCCTTCGTCCACCGTCACCATGCCGATTTACGATGCTTCTGTCTATTCGCCACCTTGGTTTGTGGCCGCTCGGCAGCCAGCGAACTATCTGGGTGTGGTCACCGGCATTCAGCCGAACGACTGGAAACCGAGTGCAGGCTGGGGTCGATCAGGCATCGGCTCGTGGACCGACGCCAGCGGCAACTCGCACCCGACCAAGGGGCATTATGAACTCGACGGCGTGTTCATCACGCGTCCTTCTAAGACATCCCGCATTGCTCAAGGGGGCATGGGGGGCGCTTGCCGGATGGCCGACATCACCGATGGGACTTCCAATACGCTGATGATTGGCGAAGCCGAACCAGACCCACAGTTGCAAACCCTGGCTTCGGTATCGGAAAACGCCAACACCGGGCGCAAAGACCACTGGGCCATCGGTGGCGACGACTTCGACAACTGGGAAGGAACGGACTGGTCGGAAATGGGTGGCTCGACCGGCGTGCGGATTAACTACCCTCGTCCCCAAGGTTCGCCCAACGATGCCTCCGATAGCGATCCAAACTGGGCAGCGTACGAAGTCAGCTTCAGCAGCCGTCACCCAGGCGGATGCAATTTCGTTTCGGCAGATGGCTCGGTCCGCTTCATTACAGAAACCATCAACGCTTCGATCTACAGCGCCCTTGGGACCCGCAGCAACGGAGAAGTCGTGACGACCCAGTAGTCGCCAGCATTAGCGAACCTTCGCATCCACTATAAGGACGCCTTTCTTTGCGAGAGGCGTCCTTTGTACGTGATGAACCCTGCCAAATTTTCGCCCCGCACGATCATCAATCGGCGGTCAGCTTCACTGTTCCTTCTTTGGCTCAACCAAGATCTCTTTCAACAGCCAATCGCCGGCCAGTTTCGGCCACTGGGTAACACGCTGCTCGGTGGGGCGCAGGCCGTAGCCGTGGCCACCTTGCGGGAAGATATGCAGTTCCGCCGGAACATCGTGTTGCTTGAGACCTAAGTAGTAGGCCGCACTACCGGTCGCAGAGACGCGGTCGTCGCTGGCATGAACCAAGAAGGTCGGGGGCGTGTTTTCGTCAACGCTGGTTTGCGGTGTCAACTCGGCTGGTTGCCCCTCTGGGTTCAAGTAAGCAGGATAGATCAGCAGGGCGAAGTTCGGGCGAGGATCAAGCTGATCAACCGCATCGACTTCTTCGTAGGTGTTCTCTGTGGCGTTCGACGTAACGGCAGCCAGATTGCCTCCGGCCGAGAAACCGAGGATGCCAATTTTGTCAGGGTCGATCTTCCAATCGGTCGCATGCGCCCGAACCAGACGAATGGCGCGTTGGGCATCTTTCAGCGGATTCTCATGCGGTTCGCCTTCTTTCGCCCGAGGCACACGATAGTGCAAAATCACCCCAGTGATACCAATCTCGTTGAGCCAGGTCGCGACTTCGGTTCCTTCTAAATCGTACGCCAAGATGTGGTAGCCCCCGCCAGGACAAATTACGACGGCCGCTCCGGTGTCTTTGGCCGGGTCAGGCTTATAGACGGTCACGGTTGGTTTCGTTACCTTGGTCACCTTGCGACCAATTCGCTCGTCGATCACCTCTACAATTTCCTCTTTCTCACCTTTCCCCAGCCCCGGCACTTTGCCTTCCGGCCAAATCGCCTCGCTGATTGGTTCGGCAGCGGACAAGGAAGATACCATCAGCAACACAAAGAGGCAGCTCGATCGTAGCAGGGTGTTCATGGGGAAGATTCTCGACTGGAAGAGGTGTCAGAAAAAAAGTGGGGTAGGCACCAAACGTGGTTAGAATGGTATAAGCTTCTGAGCGTACCCTTCCGCTAAGCCGTTTGCAAACCTTCCTGAGGGGAACAAACACCAAAGGGCTTTGCTTTTAGGCACGCGGTTTGCAAAAGCCTTTTTCCCATCAGCCCCCACAAACTTCGCTCGATTGAAGGTTTGGTAAATTACTTTGCCATAATTGGTAAAGAACGTGATAATATACCCCGATAACCCTTGCGGAACGGGGACTGATTAAGCATTAATAGTATGCTGACACTTCCATTTACTTTCTGACTTTAGGAACCCTACCCATGGGTGGCAAAGCCGTTGCCGTCGTTTTGCTCGATGGCCAGTCGGCGGGCGGAACGTACCTTCTTCGTTGCATTACCGATGCTCTTGAAGGGGACACACTTCCCAACTTGACCTTACTTCCCACCACGCCCATCGAGGCCCTGCACGAGGCGCAAATCACTTCTCCGCATGGGGTTATGTTCCTTGGAACTTCGATAGCCCAGCGAGACACCGAAATTGGTCGATTGACCGATATCGATCTCTGGAATCCCCAAGAATATAAGCACGAGTTGTTGAATACTTGGCATCGCAAGCTGACCAAGGGGAAGAAGGAAAACACGATCCCAGCTAACGCGCGAGCTCTCTTCCTGCATCACGAAGAGCGAATCGAACCGGAGCAGTTGGAATCGGTTATCCTACCGATGGTTCGCCGCGTTGCGCTCTGGACACGATTCTGGAACAATCAGCAACATCGCAAAAAGGCTTCTGCCTCGTAATCCTTGGCGGTTGCTGCAATGGAAACGGCGTGGTGCGATCCTCACCCGCCGCAGATGCTGCATGGTTTGCCCTCTTCGGCGTTGCAATACTTCCCCCGCTTCGTCTTGCCAAAGTGTTTGCAAGACGCGTTGTGCCGCACACCGCTCGAGGTGTTAAGCCAGAATTTGGTGGGGGTCGTTGGCTCGGATGGATCTTTCTCAGCGGCCACTTCTTTCCGCCGCTTCTCATCTAAACGAAAACGCCACGGCTGTTGTGGCTCGTGATCTTGCCACAGCCCGACTTTTTTCTCCGCCGCTATGGCCTGCGTTTCGGCCAACTGCTTGTCGCCGCTGAAATGACGATAGTGCCAAGCCCATCCGTCGGTGATCATTTGCCGATTGACCCATTGCCCATCCAGGTAAACCTGGCCCAGAATTCTTCCATAACTATCGCTCTTCTCGTAAGTAACGAGCACCTGTTTGCCATAAACCAAACGGTTGAGCGATTGGCGACTTTTGTTACCGTAAGCCTGGCCACTTTCGGGCGCGTCGATTCCATCGAGGCGAATACGATGTTCGGTCTTCTTGTCGTCTAACACGACGATCGTGTCGCCATCGGCAACATAGATCACTTTGCCGCGCAATAGGTTAAGTGGATGGTCCGTTACCCATTGCCGATCCGCTACGGATAGCCGTGCCTGCGGAATAAGCACGATTTGCCCAGATTGTGGCAACAACGCGACCTGATCTTCTTCGAGGTACGCCAAGCGATATTTTGCGAGAATTTTATCTTCGTGGTCGTGCCACTCGCGCAGCAAATCGACCAGCGGTGGATCTGGCTGGGCTTGGGCCAGGGTGAAAGAGAGTGGCAGCAGTGCCAGCACGAGCCCACAAACAAACGCAATCGTTCGATTCATCAAGAGAAACTATCTTGCTCGACGCAGATACCGCGCACTTTGATCTGCGCCGAGCGAAGATAGCCTTTTCCATTATAGGTTTACTTGTTCAAAGCGGCAGCCGCTGCGTTTTGGAAATCCTTGCGCAGCTCGCTGGCATCGCTATTGGGGAAGTTCGATCGTTGCACGAGCAAGATATAGGCTCGCTTCTTTTCAGGGTCGCCCCAGCTTTGTGTGCCGAATGCTCCCCCATGACCGAAACTACCTTTGCTGAGCGACTCGGTAACACCTTGCGGCTCTTGCACCACGCAGTAACCTAGTCCCCAGCCGTTGCCCGGCGTGAAACCGGTAACGATGTCACCTGTTTGCAACTTGGTAAGTTCTTTCACCGAATCGCGGCTGAGGATCTTAGCATCGCCTAAGAAACCGCCGTTGAGCATCATGTTGTAAAATTTCGACAAGTCGCGAGCTGTCGAATACAAACCGGCACTGGGGTTGGGGTACGGGTCGGTCTCGAAGTTACCGATCCAGCTATCCGCTTCGGTCAACTCGCCTGAGTCCTTGTCTTTTGCGTACAAGGTTGCAATCCGAGATTTTTGCTTTTCGTTGGGGTGAAAGGTGGTCGCGTTCATCTTTAAAGGGTCCAAGATACGCTCTTGCAGGAACTCGCCGTAGGGCTTGCCGGAGGCAACTTCGATCACGCGGCCAACCACATTAAGCCCAGGGCTATATTCCCACTTGGTACCTGGCTCGTAGCGCAGTGGTCGCTGAGCAATTTCCTTGGCGGTGCTTTCAAGCGAACCAACCACCCGTTGGCTTCCACCGAGACCAGCGGTGTGCGTCAGGCACTGGCGAACCGTGATTGGCTTATCGAGCAGTTTGCCATCGAGTTTCACCTCGGCGAACTCCGGGATGTACTTCGAGACGGGATCGTCCAGGCCAACTTTGCCTTCTTCGACCAAGGTCATTAGGGCCGTTGCGGTGATCGGCTTGGTCATTGAAGCAATCGCGAACATTGCCCCAGGTCGCATCGGTTTGTCTGCTTTCAAGTTCGCCTTGCCGAGCCCGCTGAGGTGAACGACCTTGCCATCTTCGATCACCAAGGTAACGGCGCCAGCGACATCGTTGTCGTTGATATGCTTGGCAACCGCTTCGTTTACGCTTTCGATCGCCGGCGGCTTGCGTCGTTTTTCCTGCGCCAATGCTGGGCAGGCCACTGCCAAGCACAACAATACGGTCAGAACACGGCTAAGTGTCCAAGGAGAAGCAAGCATCGCAATCATCCTACTTACGAAACATGTTTTGGAGGGGAAAGCCGCAGCCTACCGCAATCCATCGCTCTGTCAAGCTTCTCGTTCCCCCCTCTTCCTGGCCAGTATCCGCCGCAAATTCAGGATAAAGTGCGGCTAATTCCATTGAGTCAAGCGAGCTATTCTGCCTAGAATAGCTGATGGATCGTGTTTGATCCTCAACCTCTATCTATGGTGCCCATGCGACGCATTGGTAGTTACGCTCTGATTACCACCTATTTGGTGGTGCAGCTGTTCGGCCAGGCCATACATGCCTGGAGCGGCTGCGAACATGCGCACCTGCCAGGGCTGATGGCGTCGCACGCCACGCTTGCTCACCATGGTGCCTGTGGCCAGGCCGATGACCATGGTCATCGTCATCTTCAAGTTGCCGACACGCATTGCAACTTAGCCCAGCCCGGCCAAGACCCTGGTTGGAATGCTGGTCATCAGCACCGTCTGACGATCGACGGCTGTTTGCTTTGCCAGCACTTGACACTGGGCCAGATCGCTCCGACGACGACCCACCTTGTCGACGCATCAATCCCTCTCGAATCGCTTGTTCTCCAATCGTCGCGTCCAACTCTTAACCGATG belongs to Bremerella cremea and includes:
- a CDS encoding DUF1559 domain-containing protein, with translation MSISSTKRGAFTLVELLVVIAIIGVLISLLLPAVQQAREAARRMQCSNNLKQHGLAVHNFASTYKDQLPMLGEAQEGGHWTAFILPYMEQANMYEALTFGSTNWAAGTAMSNPSITSANAAERQIAACQTKLEAMTCPSSTVTMPIYDASVYSPPWFVAARQPANYLGVVTGIQPNDWKPSAGWGRSGIGSWTDASGNSHPTKGHYELDGVFITRPSKTSRIAQGGMGGACRMADITDGTSNTLMIGEAEPDPQLQTLASVSENANTGRKDHWAIGGDDFDNWEGTDWSEMGGSTGVRINYPRPQGSPNDASDSDPNWAAYEVSFSSRHPGGCNFVSADGSVRFITETINASIYSALGTRSNGEVVTTQ
- a CDS encoding alpha/beta hydrolase, giving the protein MNTLLRSSCLFVLLMVSSLSAAEPISEAIWPEGKVPGLGKGEKEEIVEVIDERIGRKVTKVTKPTVTVYKPDPAKDTGAAVVICPGGGYHILAYDLEGTEVATWLNEIGITGVILHYRVPRAKEGEPHENPLKDAQRAIRLVRAHATDWKIDPDKIGILGFSAGGNLAAVTSNATENTYEEVDAVDQLDPRPNFALLIYPAYLNPEGQPAELTPQTSVDENTPPTFLVHASDDRVSATGSAAYYLGLKQHDVPAELHIFPQGGHGYGLRPTEQRVTQWPKLAGDWLLKEILVEPKKEQ
- a CDS encoding thermonuclease family protein, which encodes MNRTIAFVCGLVLALLPLSFTLAQAQPDPPLVDLLREWHDHEDKILAKYRLAYLEEDQVALLPQSGQIVLIPQARLSVADRQWVTDHPLNLLRGKVIYVADGDTIVVLDDKKTEHRIRLDGIDAPESGQAYGNKSRQSLNRLVYGKQVLVTYEKSDSYGRILGQVYLDGQWVNRQMITDGWAWHYRHFSGDKQLAETQAIAAEKKVGLWQDHEPQQPWRFRLDEKRRKEVAAEKDPSEPTTPTKFWLNTSSGVRHNASCKHFGKTKRGKYCNAEEGKPCSICGG
- a CDS encoding serine hydrolase domain-containing protein — translated: MLASPWTLSRVLTVLLCLAVACPALAQEKRRKPPAIESVNEAVAKHINDNDVAGAVTLVIEDGKVVHLSGLGKANLKADKPMRPGAMFAIASMTKPITATALMTLVEEGKVGLDDPVSKYIPEFAEVKLDGKLLDKPITVRQCLTHTAGLGGSQRVVGSLESTAKEIAQRPLRYEPGTKWEYSPGLNVVGRVIEVASGKPYGEFLQERILDPLKMNATTFHPNEKQKSRIATLYAKDKDSGELTEADSWIGNFETDPYPNPSAGLYSTARDLSKFYNMMLNGGFLGDAKILSRDSVKELTKLQTGDIVTGFTPGNGWGLGYCVVQEPQGVTESLSKGSFGHGGAFGTQSWGDPEKKRAYILLVQRSNFPNSDASELRKDFQNAAAAALNK